A genomic stretch from Croceibacterium aestuarii includes:
- a CDS encoding non-homologous end joining protein Ku — MAARAYWKGQIRLALVSIPVEIYSAAKSGASISFRQIHEPSGKPINYEKVVQGIGPVDRDDIVKGYEISRGNYVLLDEDEIEAVKIESKKTLELVQFVGSDEIDPLYFEKPYYVAPADDLAEEAFVVLREALRSAKKVALGQLSLRGREQLVALKPCGKGILLETLRYADEVRQGQAFFKEIGDAKPDKALLELATTLIDQKTAPFDAGEFHDRYIDALRKLVEKKAKAKGKKVLEDVEEPETQSGGNVIDLMAALKKSVGNEKKSSSSSSKKKASSGSSRAKKRA; from the coding sequence ATGGCAGCAAGGGCATACTGGAAAGGTCAGATTCGGCTGGCACTCGTCTCGATCCCGGTGGAAATTTACTCTGCCGCGAAAAGCGGGGCCTCGATCAGCTTCCGGCAGATACACGAACCTTCGGGCAAGCCGATAAACTACGAAAAGGTCGTGCAGGGTATCGGCCCTGTGGATCGCGACGATATCGTCAAGGGGTACGAGATATCCAGGGGCAACTATGTCCTGCTCGACGAGGACGAGATCGAAGCAGTCAAGATCGAGAGCAAGAAGACACTGGAACTCGTGCAGTTCGTCGGCAGCGACGAGATCGACCCCCTCTATTTCGAAAAGCCTTACTACGTCGCACCAGCCGACGACCTCGCCGAGGAAGCCTTCGTCGTGCTGCGCGAAGCGCTGCGCAGTGCGAAGAAGGTCGCGCTCGGACAGCTGTCACTTCGCGGCCGCGAGCAACTCGTCGCGCTGAAACCCTGTGGCAAGGGTATCCTGCTCGAAACCCTGCGGTATGCCGACGAAGTGCGGCAGGGCCAGGCGTTCTTCAAGGAGATAGGCGACGCCAAGCCCGACAAGGCGCTGCTCGAGCTTGCCACCACGCTGATCGATCAAAAAACCGCCCCGTTCGATGCCGGCGAGTTCCATGATCGCTACATCGACGCCCTGCGCAAGCTGGTAGAAAAGAAGGCTAAGGCGAAGGGCAAGAAGGTCCTCGAGGATGTCGAGGAACCGGAGACGCAGTCGGGCGGCAACGTGATCGACCTCATGGCTGCGTTGAAGAAGTCCGTGGGCAACGAGAAGAAGAGCTCTTCCAGCTCGAGCAAGAAGAAGGCTTCGTCCGGATCGTCCCGGGCGAAGAAGCGAGCGTAA
- a CDS encoding MgtC/SapB family protein, which yields MPLNPPILLHWLDGDLFARLGLAALLGLLLGLDREIRGHAAGLRTHGLICFASAAMTVSIIALFHQLHGARMDPLRVFEATGAFVGILGAGLIVFSKGEVKNLTTAAHLWLTAVVGIACGAGQWPLVALAAVISLVLLTLVGIAEKRLFPEAEEKN from the coding sequence ATGCCGCTCAATCCCCCGATCCTGCTGCACTGGCTGGACGGCGATCTGTTTGCCCGCCTCGGTCTCGCAGCCTTGCTGGGCCTGCTGCTCGGCCTCGACCGCGAGATCAGGGGACATGCCGCGGGGCTGCGCACGCACGGGCTCATCTGTTTCGCCTCTGCGGCCATGACGGTGTCGATCATCGCGCTCTTCCACCAGCTGCACGGCGCGCGGATGGATCCGTTGCGCGTGTTCGAGGCGACCGGGGCCTTTGTCGGCATTCTGGGGGCGGGGTTGATCGTGTTTTCGAAGGGCGAGGTAAAAAACCTGACCACTGCCGCCCATCTGTGGCTGACCGCAGTGGTGGGCATAGCCTGCGGGGCGGGGCAGTGGCCGCTTGTCGCGCTCGCGGCGGTCATCTCGCTGGTTTTACTCACACTCGTAGGCATCGCCGAGAAGCGGCTGTTCCCCGAAGCCGAGGAGAAAAACTGA
- the ligD gene encoding DNA ligase D — MAKSADLLAEYNRKRDFKKTAEPAGKRATSEGGDRFIVQKHAATRLHWDFRLEADGVLKSWAVTKGPSPDPDIKRLAVRTEDHPLSYAEFEGSIPEGEYGGGTVMLWDDGTWEPVEGKSWKDIEKGHLHFVLHGRRMKGEWLLIRLRKKPGEKRENWLLRKLDDRYAEPGDALVEHELTSVLTGRSMAEIASDQKGEFSLKGKKGAAFKEQMAKAAKRNASVGKPKSKSSAPLPKFHEPQLATLVDDVPTGNGWMHEIKFDGYRALVACKGGDVKVYTRSGKDWTDKFVPLAERFRALDLPPCLIDGEIVAYDAQGNPDFSSLQGVLKRGHGSQKDSDRLSFHAFDLLSLDGADLTGLSNIERKERLEALLVEAEPPVHVADHVIGAGEKLYRAMCDAGQEGIISKKIDAKYSGRRSKSWLKVKCTRRQEFVIIGWKKSSAKGRPFSSLLLAQHEGGELVYKGNVGTGFTQETLQELAAKMDRLERKTPPAEVDRASSRGVTWVTPKLVAEIAFSEFTAEGNVRHGSFIGLRSDKEADEVTPEEATRTPTDQPQVKISSRERVIFPESGQTKGQLADYYVAVAPLMLAFSADRPISLVRCPQGRAKKCFFQKHDSGAFGAHVHHVPIQEKNGGTEDYLYVEDAAGLLECVQMGTIEFHGWGSRSGDVEKPDRMVFDLDPDEGLDFGDVKQAAADIHRRLAELGLTSFAMLSGGKGVHVIVPLTPGHSWDAHKDFSKRFAEALAMAEPDRFTATMSKAKRKGKIFIDYLRNQRGSTAVMPYSARARAGAPVAAPIAWGELKDMESAHEFSIDDAKKLLDRAKSKGLAGWGFAVQRLPDL, encoded by the coding sequence ATGGCGAAATCGGCCGATCTTCTTGCCGAATACAACCGCAAACGCGACTTCAAGAAAACGGCCGAGCCGGCTGGGAAGCGGGCAACATCCGAAGGCGGCGATCGTTTCATCGTACAGAAACACGCGGCCACGCGCCTGCACTGGGATTTCCGGCTCGAAGCCGACGGCGTGCTCAAATCGTGGGCCGTGACGAAGGGGCCGAGCCCCGATCCCGACATCAAGCGCCTTGCCGTGCGGACCGAGGATCACCCCCTGTCCTATGCCGAGTTCGAGGGCAGCATCCCCGAAGGAGAATACGGCGGCGGGACGGTGATGCTGTGGGACGATGGCACTTGGGAGCCGGTCGAGGGCAAGAGCTGGAAAGACATCGAAAAAGGGCACCTGCACTTCGTGCTTCACGGGCGGCGCATGAAGGGCGAATGGCTGTTGATAAGGCTGCGGAAGAAACCGGGAGAGAAGCGGGAGAACTGGTTGCTGAGGAAGCTCGACGATCGCTACGCCGAGCCTGGCGACGCCCTGGTCGAGCACGAGCTCACCAGTGTGCTGACCGGCCGCTCGATGGCCGAGATCGCGAGTGACCAGAAGGGCGAATTCTCGCTCAAAGGAAAAAAGGGCGCGGCATTCAAGGAACAGATGGCCAAGGCGGCGAAGCGCAATGCCAGCGTCGGCAAGCCGAAAAGCAAGAGCAGTGCGCCCTTGCCGAAGTTCCATGAGCCGCAGCTCGCCACGTTGGTGGACGACGTGCCGACCGGAAACGGTTGGATGCACGAAATCAAGTTTGACGGCTACCGGGCGCTCGTCGCTTGCAAGGGCGGTGACGTGAAGGTCTACACCCGCAGCGGGAAGGACTGGACGGACAAGTTCGTTCCGCTTGCCGAGCGGTTCAGGGCGCTCGATCTGCCGCCGTGCCTGATCGACGGCGAGATCGTCGCCTACGATGCACAGGGCAATCCGGATTTTTCGAGCCTGCAGGGCGTGCTCAAGCGCGGTCACGGCAGCCAGAAGGACAGCGACCGGCTCTCGTTCCACGCGTTCGACCTGCTGTCGCTCGACGGCGCGGACCTCACGGGACTTTCCAATATCGAGCGCAAGGAGAGGCTCGAGGCGCTACTCGTCGAAGCGGAGCCACCCGTCCACGTCGCCGACCACGTGATCGGCGCGGGCGAGAAGCTCTACCGGGCGATGTGCGATGCCGGGCAGGAAGGGATCATTTCGAAGAAGATCGATGCAAAATACTCCGGGCGGCGGAGCAAGAGCTGGCTCAAGGTGAAATGCACGCGGCGGCAGGAATTCGTGATCATCGGCTGGAAGAAGTCGAGCGCCAAGGGGCGCCCCTTCTCCTCGCTCCTCCTCGCCCAGCACGAAGGCGGCGAACTGGTTTACAAGGGAAATGTCGGGACCGGCTTCACGCAGGAGACCCTGCAGGAGCTGGCGGCGAAGATGGACCGGCTCGAGCGGAAGACGCCGCCGGCAGAGGTCGACAGGGCCTCGTCGCGAGGAGTCACCTGGGTGACTCCCAAGCTGGTCGCGGAGATCGCCTTTTCGGAGTTCACCGCCGAAGGCAACGTGCGCCACGGCAGCTTCATCGGTCTGCGTTCGGACAAGGAGGCGGATGAGGTGACGCCGGAAGAGGCGACCCGGACTCCCACGGACCAGCCTCAGGTCAAGATATCGAGCCGCGAGCGTGTGATCTTCCCCGAAAGCGGCCAGACCAAGGGTCAATTGGCGGATTACTACGTGGCGGTGGCCCCGCTCATGCTGGCATTTTCTGCCGATCGCCCGATCAGCCTGGTGCGCTGTCCGCAGGGACGGGCGAAGAAGTGTTTCTTCCAGAAGCACGACAGCGGCGCTTTCGGGGCGCACGTCCATCATGTGCCCATTCAGGAGAAGAACGGCGGAACCGAGGACTATCTCTATGTCGAAGACGCCGCCGGCCTCCTCGAATGCGTGCAGATGGGCACGATCGAATTCCATGGTTGGGGATCGCGCAGCGGCGATGTCGAAAAGCCCGACCGCATGGTGTTCGATCTCGATCCCGACGAGGGCCTGGATTTCGGCGACGTCAAGCAGGCAGCAGCCGATATTCACCGGCGACTGGCGGAACTGGGTCTCACGAGCTTTGCGATGTTGTCCGGCGGAAAGGGCGTCCATGTCATTGTCCCGCTGACGCCGGGCCATTCCTGGGACGCGCACAAGGACTTTTCGAAGCGCTTCGCCGAAGCCTTGGCGATGGCCGAACCGGACCGCTTCACCGCCACGATGAGCAAGGCGAAGCGCAAGGGCAAGATTTTCATCGACTACCTGCGCAACCAGCGCGGCAGCACGGCGGTAATGCCCTACAGTGCCCGCGCCCGCGCGGGCGCGCCCGTCGCCGCCCCCATCGCCTGGGGCGAGCTGAAGGATATGGAAAGTGCGCACGAGTTCTCGATCGACGACGCCAAGAAGCTGCTCGATCGGGCCAAAAGCAAAGGTCTTGCGGGTTGGGGCTTCGCCGTACAGCGGCTGCCCGATCTCTAG